CTGCCGGAGGTGGTCGTCGACGGAGAGAGGGACGATCCCGCGGTCGCCGCCAGGCACATCGTGTCGGCGCTGCAGAAGATCGGTTTCCTCCCGCCCGGTCCGGGGGACGCGACGGAAACAGGGTGACCGTTATAACGCTTCGAGCGCCCCCGCGTAGGTGGCGAACGTCACGGGATCGAAGAGGACGAAGCGGACGCGTGAGGGAGCGACGGGTTCGGTGGAGAGGAACGACGCGACCGTCGCAAGCGCCGTCGGGGCCGCCAGCGAAACCGGGTAGCCGTAGATCCCGGTGCTGATGGAGGGGAAGGCCACGGTCCGGAAGCCGTGCTCCGCGGCAATGCGGAGGGCGTTCCGGTAGCAGGAGGCGAGCAGGCCGGGCTCTCCCTGGTCGCCGCCGCGCCACACCGGTCCGACGGTGTGGATCACGTACTTTGCC
Above is a genomic segment from Deltaproteobacteria bacterium containing:
- a CDS encoding O-acetyl-ADP-ribose deacetylase, with amino-acid sequence MEKTVSGKVIELVLGDITRQRVDAIVNAANSTLLGGGGVDGAIHRAGGPSILEECRAIRAERGECPTGEAVLTGGGDLPAKYVIHTVGPVWRGGDQGEPGLLASCYRNALRIAAEHGFRTVAFPSISTGIYGYPVSLAAPTALATVASFLSTEPVAPSRVRFVLFDPVTFATYAGALEAL